In a genomic window of Balaenoptera ricei isolate mBalRic1 chromosome 3, mBalRic1.hap2, whole genome shotgun sequence:
- the S1PR4 gene encoding sphingosine 1-phosphate receptor 4 codes for MRHRGLAAGSSRSALRESGWEATVGMPLPVPASPSPWGYLEHNRKFQITGNQDRARRAAPPCLGRTTPGLSLPPGTAMNATGAPTEAPESCQLLAAVGHSRLIVLHYNHSGRLAGRGGPEEVGLGVLRGLFVAVSCLVVLENLLVLVAIASRMRSRRWVYYCLVNITLSDLLTGAAYLANVLLSGAHTFRLAPAQWFLREGLLFMALAASTFSLLFTAGERFATMVRPVAENGATKRGRVCSFIGLCWLLAALLGLLPLLGWNCVCAFQRCSSLLPLYSKGYILFCVVVFACILATIMVLYGAIFRVVRSNGQKALCTPARRKAQRLLKTVLMILVAFVVCWGPLFGLLLADIFGSNVWAQEYLRGMDWILALAVLNSAVNPVIYSFRSREVCRAVLGFLCCACLRLGLRGPGDCLARAAEAQSVASTTDSSLRPRDSFRGSRSHSFRMREPLSSISSVRSV; via the coding sequence ATGAGGCACCGCGGTCTCGCAGCAGGCAGCAGCCGCAGCGCCCTCCGGGAGTCCGGGTGGGAAGCGACCGTTGGGATGCCCCTCCCCGTCCCGGCCTCACCCTCACCCTGGGGGTACCTTGAACATAACAGGAAATTTCAAATAACAGGAAACCAAGACCGGGCAAGGCGAGCGGCTCCACCCTGCCTGGGGCGAACCACCCCGGGCCTCAGTCTGCCCCCGGGGACCGCGATGAACGCCACGGGGGCCCCGACCGAGGCCCCCGAGTCCTGCCAGCTGCTGGCGGCCGTCGGGCACAGCCGGCTCATCGTCCTGCATTACAACCACTCTGGCCGgctggcggggcggggcgggcccgAGGAGGTCGGCCTGGGGGTGCTGCGCGGGCTCTTCGTGGCCGTGAGCTGCTTGGTGGTGCTGGAGAACCTGCTGGTGCTGGTGGCCATCGCCAGCCGCATGCGCTCCCGCCGCTGGGTCTATTACTGCCTGGTGAACATTACGCTCAGCGACCTGCTCACGGGCGCCGCGTACCTGGCCAACGTGCTGCTGTCCGGGGCGCACACCTTCCGCCTGGCGCCGGCCCAGTGGTTCCTGCGCGAGGGGCTGCTCTTCATGGCGCTGGCCGCCTCCACCTTCAGCTTGCTCTTCACGGCGGGCGAGCGCTTCGCCACCATGGTGCGGCCGGTGGCTGAGAACGGGGCCACCAAGAGGGGCCGCGTGTGCAGCTTCATCGGACTCTGCTGGCTGCTGGCAGCCCTGCTGGGCCTGCTGCCTCTGCTCGGATGGAACTGCGTCTGCGCCTTCCAGCGCTGCTCCAGCCTGCTCCCGCTCTACTCCAAGGGCTACATCCTCTTCTGCGTGGTGGTCTTCGCCTGCATCCTGGCCACCATCATGGTGCTCTACGGGGCCATCTTCCGAGTGGTGCGCTCCAACGGGCAGAAGGCCCTGTGCACCCCGGCCCGCCGCAAGGCTCAGCGGCTGCTCAAGACGGTGCTCATGATCCTGGTGGCCTTCGTCGTGTGCTGGGGCCCGCTCTTCGGCCTGCTGCTGGCCGACATCTTTGGCTCCAACGTCTGGGCTCAGGAGTACCTGCGGGGCATGGACTGGATCCTGGCGCTGGCCGTGCTCAACTCCGCGGTCAACCCGGTCATCTACTCCTTCCGCAGCCGGGAGGTGTGCCGGGCCGTGCTGGGCTTCCTCTGCTGTGCGTGTCTCCGGTTGGGACTCCGAGGGCCTGGGGACTGCCTGGCCCGGGCCGCCGAGGCCCAATCCGTCGCCTCCACCACCGACAGCTCGCTGAGGCCGAGGGACAGCTTTCGGGGCTCCCGCTCGCACAGCTTCCGGATGCGGGAGCCCTTGTCCAGTATCTCCAGCGTGCGGAGCGTCTGA